A stretch of Brassica rapa cultivar Chiifu-401-42 chromosome A08, CAAS_Brap_v3.01, whole genome shotgun sequence DNA encodes these proteins:
- the LOC103833351 gene encoding LOW QUALITY PROTEIN: myosin-binding protein 3 (The sequence of the model RefSeq protein was modified relative to this genomic sequence to represent the inferred CDS: substituted 2 bases at 2 genomic stop codons) — translation FPSFRCFALTSASSLSSSLLFFYLLGYQNVHKLLFDLPFEIILRIQKMAITSRTSVWYHQDQGDTKSSVGKDKNLELMNKVRMLEEAIEEERLARSALIVELEEERAASASAADEAMAMNLRLQADKASLEMEGKQYERMIEEKFAYDEEGINILKEILFKREREKHFLEKELETXKNIDDDDDDDRERIVYDVHVIEDDNNAEMKDVDAAEHKLRDNDDQVKQMDDLLKDHDSSTXPS, via the coding sequence TTTCCCAGTTTCAGGTGCTTCGCTCTTACCTCAGCTTCATCTCtttcctcttctcttcttttcttttacttACTTGGGTACCAAAACGTCCATAAACTTCTCTTTGACTTGCCATTCGAGATCATACTCAGAATCCAGAAGATGGCCATTACCAGTAGAACAAGCGTTTGGTATCATCAAGACCAAGGAGACACAAAGAGTTCGGTTGGTAAAGATAAGAACTTGGAATTGATGAATAAGGTGAGAATGCTTGAAGAAGCTATTGAGGAAGAGAGATTAGCTCGATCTGCTTTAATCGTGGAATTGGAGGAAGAAAGAGCAGCTTCAGCGTCAGCAGCTGATGAAGCTATGGCTATGAATCTGAGGTTACAAGCTGATAAAGCTTCACTTGAAATGGAAGGAAAGCAGTATGAGAGAATGATTGAAGAGAAATTTGCATATGATGAGGAAGGAATTAATATTCTCAAGGAGATTTTATTCAAAAGGGAGAGGGAGAAGCATTTTCTTGAGAAGGAACTTGAGACTTAGAAGaacattgatgatgatgatgatgatgaccgAGAACGGATTGTTTATGATGTTCATGTCATTGAGGATGATAATAATGCTGAGATGAAAGATGTTGACGCAGCAGAACACAAATTGAGGGACAATGATGATCAGGTGAAGCAAATGGATGATTTATTGAAGGATCATGATTCATCAACATAACCTTCTTAA